GACATGCCAGTCAAAGTGGGCATCTTCGGCGCTGAGCCTTGGTCGGATGCCATGCGCACGCGCATTGAGGAAGCCGCCAACATCAAGGCCTACGACATCTATGGCCTCTCAGAGATCATCGGCCCCGGCGTGGCGAGCGAATGCGAGGCTCAGAACGGGCTGCATGTGTTCGAGGATCACTTCTACCCCGAGATCATCGACCCGGACAGCGGCCAAGTGTTGCCCGATGGCGAGGAAGGCGAACTGGTCATCACCACGCTGAGCAAAAAGGCCATGCCGGTGATCCGCTATCGCACGCGCGATATCACCCGCATCATCCCCGAGCCCTGTACCTGCGGGCGCAGTATCCGGCGTATTCGCCGCATCGGTCGGCGCTCGGACGACATGATCATTCTGCGCGGGGTGAATGTGTACCCCAGCCAGGTCGAGGCTGCGCTGCTCGCGGTCGAAGGCACCCTGCCGCATTATCAGATCATCCTGACCCGCGAGCAGGGACTGGATCAGATGACGGTTGAGGTCGAGGTCACGCCCGAGGTCTTCAGCGACGAGATCCGCGCCATGGAGCAGGTCCGCTCGCGCCTAGCCCAAGCCATTGAGCGCATCATCGGCATCCGCGTCACCCTGCGCCTGGTCGAGCCGCGCAGTATCGAGCGCAGCCAGGGCAAGGCCAAGCGGGTGATCGACCGACGCGGGGACTGATCGACCTGGGCTTGTTTCACCGCGCAACAGCCCAAACGGGCGAGACATCTTTCACCGCGACCACTTTCGGAATCTCACCATGAAACTGCAACAACTCTCGCTGTTTCTCGAAAACCGCCCCGGACGGCTGGATGCGCCGCTCGAGGCCATTGCCGCCGCCGGCATCAATATCCTCACGCTGTCGCTCGCCGACACCGCACAGTTCGGCATCCTGCGGCTCATCGTGCGCGACTGGGACAAGGCCAAACAGGTGCTGGAAGACGGCGGCTGGGTGGTCAACCTGACCGAAGTCGTCGCCGTGGATGTCGAGGATCGGCCCGGCGGACTGGCCGAAGTGCTCAAGGTGCTGGATCAGGCTGGCGTCAATATCGAGTACATGTACGCCTTCTCCTCCTACCGGCCTGACAAGGCGATTCTGATTTTCCGCTTCGAGGACCCCGATCAAGCGGTGAAGGTGCTGCTCGACCAGGGCATCCGCGCGCTCGACGGCGACGAGCTGATTCATGCCGACGGCTGAGTGCATGCAAGACAGCTCCCCCGCTTCCCACACCGCGATTTGGGACACCAAAGCCGAAACCCTCCCGACCCCGCAGCGCCAAGCGCTGCAGCTCGAGCGCCTGCAAGCGCTCGTCGCGCGCATCGGGCAGGTGCCTTTCTACCGCGGTCATTTACTGCGCCACGACATCAGCCCGGCGCGCATCCGCACCCTTGATGACTTGCAGCGCCTGCCCTTCACCACCAAGGAGGATCTGCGCCGGCAACATCCGTTCGGCTTCCTGACGGTGCCGCGCAGCGACGTTGCGCGCATTCACGGCTCCTCCGGCACCACGGGCACACCAACCTTTGTCGCCTACACCAAGAAGGATCTCGCGCTCTGGGCTG
Above is a genomic segment from Thiorhodovibrio litoralis containing:
- a CDS encoding phenylacetate--CoA ligase family protein, with product MLNALWNDDAGGFHPASAPDFLPEKRLKEVQLRRLRAVVSRAYERVELFRTRLQERKLTPESIRGLEDIEQLPFMVKTDLRDTYPFGLFASPMSDIVRLHASSGTTGKPIVVAYTQADVEVWAEVMTRTFASCGLHRGDILQNAFGYGLFTGGLGAHYGAETLGATVIPISGGNTDRQIMVMRDFGVTALCCTPSYFTYLVERAAELDADLRDMPVKVGIFGAEPWSDAMRTRIEEAANIKAYDIYGLSEIIGPGVASECEAQNGLHVFEDHFYPEIIDPDSGQVLPDGEEGELVITTLSKKAMPVIRYRTRDITRIIPEPCTCGRSIRRIRRIGRRSDDMIILRGVNVYPSQVEAALLAVEGTLPHYQIILTREQGLDQMTVEVEVTPEVFSDEIRAMEQVRSRLAQAIERIIGIRVTLRLVEPRSIERSQGKAKRVIDRRGD
- a CDS encoding ACT domain-containing protein, with amino-acid sequence MKLQQLSLFLENRPGRLDAPLEAIAAAGINILTLSLADTAQFGILRLIVRDWDKAKQVLEDGGWVVNLTEVVAVDVEDRPGGLAEVLKVLDQAGVNIEYMYAFSSYRPDKAILIFRFEDPDQAVKVLLDQGIRALDGDELIHADG